A genomic segment from Triticum dicoccoides isolate Atlit2015 ecotype Zavitan chromosome 1A, WEW_v2.0, whole genome shotgun sequence encodes:
- the LOC119308225 gene encoding protein IQ-DOMAIN 1-like, with amino-acid sequence MGKKVRWFDAVHRILSPSEPDRDEKEDKQPAERPTSKSSFKKLWQFGKSSTSTSSSSAAHQQPPPQPDQQDAAEAKSTGTTSEQNNGGFQVAALAAPVAQQPAEATAVVTPRAPARSREELAAVRIQTACRGYLVRKGYKARAQARLMSLLEGVAVKRQTEDALYSMQMMTRVQTQIYARRVNKDKALKSQVQPKQGPDKTKTGEVWDHTHQSKEQIEATLSTKQEAASRRQKALSYAFSHQWRNKSPSSSSSSGRGRVTPTLSHPPTFMDPGCPNWGWSWAERCLAASRPWESQTAPPDVKDRAAPAKSVGRAASPRVSISVHIPTTPTGRSARPAGRSSPSTPTQPRSPSVPGKTIASPRRAPSPRGSPFNKSGSTLSERPRSSQEHVGASSGGGGDEKEASLRRTTSLRSGEQPRKLSLGTREVDAGETGDAPVTPSYMQATKSVKAKARCASPAAADKAELPERAPLVSSPSMKRRPSPEFPEKQGVSSPRTPRTPSTPGKAKPEIRTKRPPSPRL; translated from the exons ATGGGGAAGAAGGTGAGGTGGTTCGACGCCGTGCACAGGATCCTGAGCCCGTCGGAACCTGATCGCGACGAGAAGGAAGACAAGCAG CCGGCCGAGAGACCGACGAGCAAATCGAGCTTCAAGAAGCTATGGCAGTTCGGCAAGTCCAGCAcgtccacttcttcttcctccgcggcGCATCAGCAGCCTCCTCCGCAGCCCGATCAGCAGGATGCTGCGGAGGCCAAATCCACCGGAACGACGAGCGAGCAGAACAATGGTGGGTTCCAAGTCGCAGCGCTCGCCGCACCGGTGGCGCAGCAGCCGGCAGAGGCTACGGCCGTCGTCACGCCAAGAGCGCCCGCGCGGTCAAGGGAGGAGCTTGCCGCCGTCAGGATTCAGACGGCTTGCAGGGGCTACCTG GTAAGGAAGGGGTACAAGGCGAGAGCACAGGCTCGGCTGATGTCGCTGCTGGAGGGGGTCGCCGTGAAGCGCCAGACGGAGGATGCGCTGTACAGCATGCAGATGATGACGAGGGTTCAGACCCAGATATACGCCAGGAGGGTCAACAAGGACAAGGCTCTCAAGAGTCAGGTCCAGCCCAAGCAAGGGCCTGACAAAACCAAG ACTGGTGAAGTCTGGGATCACACTCACCAGTCCAAGGAGCAGATCGAGGCCACGCTCTCGACGAAGCAGGAGGCTGCGTCGAGGCGGCAGAAGGCCCTGTCATACGCCTTCTCTCACCAG TGGAGGAACAAGAgcccctcttcttcatcttcctctggGAGAGGGAGAGTGACACCCACGCTGTCGCACCCTCCGACGTTCATGGACCCCGGCTGCCCCAACTGGGGCTGGAGCTGGGCGGAGCGCTGTCTGGCGGCGTCCAGGCCGTGGGAGAGCCAGACCGCGCCGCCGGACGTCAAGGACCGCGCTGCTCCGGCCAAGAGCGTCGGCCGGGCCGCCAGCCCGAGGGTGTCCATCTCGGTTCATATTCCCACCACGCCGACGGGCAGGTCCGCTCGGCCGGCCGGCCGGTCGTCGCCGTCGACCCCGACGCAGCCGCGGTCACCCTCGGTGCCGGGAAAGACGATCGCGTCGCCCCGGCGGGCTCCGAGCCCGAGGGGTAGCCCGTTCAACAAGTCGGGAAGCACGCTATCGGAACGCCCGCGGAGCAGCCAGGAGCACGTGGGGGCAAGCAGTGGCGGCGGTGGCGACGAGAAGGAGGCCTCGCTGCGGCGGACGACGAGCTTGCGGTCGGGGGAGCAGCCGAGGAAGCTGAGCCTGGGAACGAGAGAGGTGGACGCAGGCGAGACGGGCGACGCGCCGGTGACGCCCAGCTACATGCAGGCGACCAAGTCCGTGAAGGCCAAGGCCCGGTGCGCGAGCCCCGCGGCGGCTGACAAGGCCGAGCTCCCCGAAAGGGCGCCTCTCGTGTCCTCGCCGTCGATGAAGAGGCGCCCGTCGCCGGAGTTCCCGGAGAAACAAGGGGTGTCGTCGCCGAGGACGCCAAGGACGCCGAGCACGCCGGGCAAGGCAAAGCCGGAGATCAGGACGAAGCGGCCTCCCAGCCCCAGGCTCTAG
- the LOC119282795 gene encoding uncharacterized protein LOC119282795, producing MIWLSGVEGGVNPEGRDELPPVDAATDGEAMAQGSFGEADFDAMMAESGGLQGEEEEEEEGSSLAQTQNIAADTAEISDPAVPPHDAEAGSNEDGQRVRYRLPPLDKDGFRVSDLVWAKLQGRPWWPGAIFDPSDASELALKHQKEGHHLVAFFGDGSFAWCLESQLKPFMDNCLEMEKQGNSDAFTNAVNYALQELSTRILTAASCSCLPEYLSENGMCYLRGNSGLKAGVACSKVSQAEILQYFSPEHLLHYMKSLALSPCQGGVLQDLVIACSQLMSFYRSKGYGEIASFQSGSAWAEDSIDTTVTNEVQPSVKPKRGRGRPRKRKPDDDIELTEGRPIVKPQNEPIVHNNIGETECGEVDISVKKPAKRRRVQRRHGVDTKDLLSGMAASTEMSMIGKTEGDRSEEWKFLPCPKEETTDHMQDAYWSGLSLHTVSTHSLKGASGKTRPIRRRRQTRRTCAPSSDRSSPVCDMQPETLGVNRKVEVIKRSIIHVDEKMVHDVNPTALVLCFGKSIALPSEMDFIRMFSRYGPLKETETEVHKNTNTAKVVFRKRVDAERAFSVAGNFGSFGPSLRSFRLANMPFSLRTTELNYPKLRPEGMETPACRVSGVALDSAQIDIVDKADKGETVRNPSVEHTEMVKLAGQDEGNTERALHAGGRNEESPDVLSDTMQTGIVDDTLKHKLVCVHGVVKASEDTMEVDNTDESREETSMPKDLRAQAFTRYVPKQSVGDEYTLQGIEGSTVEMPVGEARKFSCC from the exons ATGATCTGGCTTTCGGGGGTGGAGGGAGGGGTGAACCCGGAGGGGCGGGACGAGCTGCCGCCGGTGGATGCCGCCACGGACGGGGAGGCGATGGCGCAGGGGAGTTTCGGCGAGGCAGATTTTGACGCCATGATGGCGGAATCTGGTGGGTtgcagggcgaggaggaggaggaggaggaggggagtagCCTGGCGCAGACACAGAATATTGCCGCCGACACGGCGGAGATTTCTGATCCTGCCGTACCTCCACACGATGCTGAAGCCG GATCGAACGAAGATGGTCAGCGTGTTAGATACCGTCTTCCTCCCCTTGATAAAGATGGGTTTCGAGTTTCTGATCTTGTCTGGGCTAAATTGCAAGGTCGTCCCTGGTGGCCTGGTGCAATTTTCGATCCTTCGGATGCATCTGAGCTGGCATTGAAGCATCAGAAAGAGGGCCACCATCTGGTAGCATTTTTTGGTGACGGCTCTTTTGCGTGGTGTCTGGAATCCCAGTTGAAGCCTTTCATGGACAACTGTCTAGAGATGGAGAAACAAGGCAATTCTGATGCCTTCACCAATGCAGTTAATTATGCGCTTCAAGAACTCTCAACGCGGATATTGACGGCCGCGAGTTGCTCTTGTCTCCCAGAATACCTCTCTGAGAATGGCATGTGTTATCTGCGTGGGAATTCTGGGCTCAAGGCTGGAGTTGCTTGCTCTAAGGTTAGCCAGGCTGAGATATTGCAATATTTCAGTCCAGAACACCTTCTTCATTATATGAAGTCGCTGGCTCTGTCCCCTTGCCAAGGAGGTGTTCTGCAGGATTTAGTGATTGCTTGCTCTCAACTTATGTCTTTCTATCGGTCTAAGGGATACGGTgaaattgcatcatttcaatctggcAGTGCATGGGCAGAGGATAGCATCGACACAACTGTTACCAATGAAGTGCAGCCTAGTGTGAAGCCCAAAAGAGGTAGGGGAAGACCTCGTAAGCGAAAGCCTGACGATGACATAGAGTTGACAGAGGGAAGGCCCATTGTGAAGCCTCAGAATGAACCGATAGTTCATAACAACATTGGTGAAACAGAGTGTGGTGAAGTTGACATCTCTGTGAAGAAGCCGGCAAAAAGAAGGcgtgtgcagaggcgccatggtgtggACACCAAGGACTTATTATCTGGGATGGCAGCTTCTACTGAAATGAGCATGATTGGAAAAACTGAAGGGGACAGGAGTGAAGAGTGGAAATTTTTGCCTTGCCCTAAGGAAGAAACAACGGACCATATGCAGGACGCCTACTGGTCTGGACTGAGTTTACATACTGTCTCGACTCATAGCCTCAAAGGGGCAAGTGGCAAAACAAGGCCGATACGTAGGCGGAGACAGACGCGACGAACATGTGCACCTTCATCAGATCGTTCTTCCCCTGTATGTGATATGCAGCCTGAAACGTTGGGTGTTAACAGAAAGGTAGAAGTGATAAAAAGATCAATTATCCACGTTGACGAGAAGATGGTCCACGATGTAAACCCCACTGCACTTGTTTTGTGCTTTGGCAAGTCAATTGCTCTTCCTTCAGAAATGGATTTTATTAGGATGTTCAGTCGCTATGGACCACTAAAAGAAACCGAGACTGAAGTGCACAAGAACACAAATACTGCTAAAGTTGTCTTCAGGAAACGTGTCGATGCTGAAAGGGCTTTCAGTGTTGCTGGCAACTTTGGCTCTTTTGGACCTTCACTTCGAAGTTTTCGTCTTGCGAATATGCCATTTTCTCTAAGAACGACTGAATTGAATTATCCCAAGTTACGCCCTGAAGGCATGGAGACTCCTG CTTGTAGGGTGTCTGGAGTTGCACTGGATTCTGCGCAAATTGACATCGTCGACAAAGCTGACAAAGGTGAAACTGTAAGGAATCCATCAGTTGAACACACTGAGATGGTCAAGCTTGCAGGACAAGATGAAGGCAATACCGAGCGTGCTTTACATGCCGGAGGCAGAAATGAAGAGTCACCTGATGTTCTCTCAGATACCATGCAAACTGGAATTGTAGATGACACCCTAAAACACAAACTTGTGTGTGTACATGGTGTTGTCAAGGCCTCGGAAGATACCATGGAAGTTGATAATACGGATGAGTCTCGAGAAGAAACTAGCATGCCTAAGGACCTgagagctcaagcttttactcgaTATGTACCAAAACAGTCTGTGGGGGATGAGTACACGCTCCAGGGAATCGAGGGGTCAACAGTTGAAATGCCTGTTGGGGAGGCTAGAAAATTTAGCTGCTGCTGA